In the Mya arenaria isolate MELC-2E11 chromosome 11, ASM2691426v1 genome, one interval contains:
- the LOC128208379 gene encoding histidine-rich glycoprotein-like → MPTASLAHSITGLQHHRSTTSQVYNITGLQHHMPTASKTNSITGLQHHYSITGLHHHRHTASQAYIITCLQHHRHTASQAYSITGIQHHWHTASQAYNITCLQHHFLQHHWHTASQVYNITCLQHHRSTASQAYTITGIQHHRPTSSHAYSITGIQHHRPTASQAYSITGIQHHRPTTSHAYSITSYSITGIQHHRFTTLHAYSITGLQHHRPTTSHAYSITCLQHHWHTASHAYRIRCLQQHWHTASHAYSINGIQHHWHTASHAYSITGIQHYRPTASQAYSITGLQHHMPTTSLAYSITGLHHHRPTASQAYNITCLQHHRHITSQAYNITCLHHHWPTASQAYNITCLQHHRHTASQVYNVTGLQHHLPTASQAYNITCLQHHWHTASQAYSITGLQHHRPTASHAYSITGIQHHRPTASQAYSITGIQHHRPITSLAYNITCLHHHWHTASHAYSITGIQLQWPTASQAYSITGLQHHRPTASLVYNITGL, encoded by the coding sequence ATGCCTACAGCATCACTGGCACACAGCATCACAGGCCTACAGCATCACAGGTCTACAACATCACAGGTCTACAACATCACAGGCCTACAACATCACATGCCTACAGCATCAAAGACCAACAGCATCACAGGCCTACAGCATCACTACAGCATCACAGGCCTACACCATCACAGGCATACAGCATCACAGGCCTACATCATCACATGCTTACAGCATCACAGGCATACAGCATCACAGGCCTACAGCATCACAGGCATACAGCATCACTGGCATACAGCATCACAGGCCTACAACATCACATGCCTACAGCATCACTTCCTACAGCATCACTGGCATACAGCATCACAGGTTTACAACATTACATGCCTACAGCATCACAGGTCTACAGCATCACAGGCCTACACCATCACAGGCATACAGCATCACAGGCCTACATCATCACATGCTTACAGCATCACAGGCATACAGCATCACAGGCCTACAGCATCACAGGCATACAGCATCACTGGCATACAGCATCACAGGCCTACAACATCACATGCCTACAGCATCACTTCCTACAGCATCACTGGCATACAGCATCACAGGTTTACAACATTACATGCCTACAGCATCACAGGTCTACAGCATCACAGGCCTACAACATCACATGCCTACAGCATCACATGCCTACAGCATCACTGGCATACAGCATCACATGCCTACAGGATCAGATGCCTACAGCAGCACTGGCATACAGCATCACATGCCTACAGCATCAATGGCATACAGCATCACTGGCATACAGCATCACATGCCTACAGCATCACTGGCATACAGCATTACAGGCCTACAGCATCACAGGCCTACAGCATCACAGGCCTACAGCATCACATGCCTACAACATCACTGGCATACAGCATCACTGGCCTACACCATCACAGGCCTACAGCATCACAGGCCTATAACATCACATGCCTACAGCATCACAGGCATATAACATCACAGGCCTATAATATCACATGCCTACACCATCACTGGCCTACAGCATCACAGGCCTATAACATCACATGCCTACAGCATCACAGACATACAGCATCACAGGTCTACAACGTCACAGGCCTACAACATCACTTGCCTACAGCATCACAGGCCTACAACATCACATGCCTACAGCATCACTGGCATACAGCATCACAGGCCTACAGCATCACAGGCCTACAGCATCACAGGCCTACAGCATCACATGCCTACAGCATCACTGGCATACAGCATCACAGGCCTACAGCATCACAGGCATACAGCATCACAGGCATACAGCATCACAGGCCTATAACATCACTGGCCTACAACATCACATGCCTACATCATCACTGGCATACAGCATCACATGCCTACAGCATCACAGGCATACAGCTTCAGTGGCCTACAGCATCACAGGCCTACAGCATTACAGGCCTACAGCATCACAGGCCTACAGCATCACTGGTCTATAACATCACTGGCCTATAA